Genomic segment of Myxococcaceae bacterium JPH2:
GCCGCTGCGAGGCGACGTGGTCTGGACGTGGCCGGACCGCGTGGCGGCACCGGAGTCCCTGCGCTTCGAGGGCGCGCGCGTCGCGGTCATCGCGTACGGAGCACCCGGGCGGCGCATCGCCCAAGACATCATCCGCCGAGGCGGGACACCGCTCATGCTCGGCGCGGCCTGGTTCGTCGCGCAGGCCCGGCGACAGCGCGAACTCTGGGAGACAGCGACATGAACACCTTCGGAAGCCTCTTTCGTCTCACGACCTTCGGCGAGAGCCACGGCCCGGCGCTCGGCGCCGTGGTGGATGGGTGTCCGGCGGGCGTCCCCCTCCTGCGCGAGCAACTCCAGGCCGCGCTGGATCGCCGCCGCCCGGGCCAGTCCACCATCACGACCGCGCGCAGCGAGCCGGACTCGGTGGAGGTCCTCTCCGGCGTCTTCGAGGACAAGACGCTGGGCACGCCCATCGCGGCCCTCGTGCGCAACACCAACCAGCGCTCGGGTGACTACGACAAGCTGAAGGCGGAGGACCGTCCCGGCCACGCGGACGCCGTGTGGCGCGAGCGGTACAAGCACCGGGACCACCGAGGCGGCGGACGCACCAGCGGGCGCGAGACGCTCAGCCGCGTCATTGGCGGAACCATCGCCGAGGCCTACCTGGCGCGCGACCTGCCCTCCATCTCCACCGTGGCGTACGTGTCCCAGGTGGGGAACCTCGTGGCGCAGGTGCCGCCTCCGGGCCTGACTCGCGCGCTCGTGGACGCGCACCCCACGCGCTGCCCGGATGCCTCGGTGCGTGACGAGATGTCCCGCCGCATCCTCGTCGCGAAGGAAGCGGGCGACAGTCTGGGCGGCGCCATCGACGTGCGCGTGGAGGGCCTGCCGGTGGGTCTGGGCGAGCCCGTGTTCGGCAAGCTCAAGGCGCTCATCGCCCAGGCGCTCGGCAGCATCGGCGCGGTGACCGGCGTCGTCTGGGGTCCGCCGGATCTGCTGGAGCGCATCGGACAGCCGGGCCTCGCCTTCCATGCCGTGAAGGATGCGTACGGCGGGGTCCAGGGTGGCCTCGCCAATGGCGAGCCGCTTCAGGTGCGCGCCTTCTTCAAGCCGCCCGCGACCCTCGCGGAGCACGCCAAGGGCGGCCGACACGATCCCTGCATCATGCCGCGCGCGGTGCCTGTCCTGGAGGCGATGGTGTCCCTGGTCATCGCCGATCTCGTCCTGCAGATGAACGCCCGACCCCACACCCCATGAGCCTCCTTCCCTCTGGCGCCTATCGTCCCCCCGCCGACCGGTGGGGCTCCTTCACTCGACTCGCCACGCGACTGCCCGAGGGCTGCGTGGCCGTGGTGGACCGCACCGTGGCGCGGCTGCACCCCGACCTCATCCCCGCGCTGAAAGCCCGCGAGCCCCGAGCCATCATCCAGCTCGTGGGCGGAGAGCGCGCCAAGAGCCTCGCATCCCTGGAGAAGGTGCTGGCCAACGGGGTGAACCTGCCCCGCTCCGGCACGCTCGTGGCGGTGGGCGGTGGCACCGTGGGAGACGTCGCCACGGTGGCCGCGCACCTGCTCAAGCGAGGCGTGCGACTCGTGCAGGTCCCCACCACGCTGCTCGCGGCGGTGGACAGCAGCCTCGGAGGCAAGGGCGCGGTGGACCTCACCGTGCGAGGCCGCGTGGTGAAGAACCCCGCCGGGGTGTTCCACTACGCCGAGGAGGGCTGGCTGTGTTCGGACCTCTTCGCCACCCTCTCCGCGCAGCAGATCCGCGAGGGCTCCATCGAGGCGTGGAAGATGGTCGCCACGCTCGACGCGGGGCTGTTCAAGCGCTACGTGCGCACGCCGCCCACGCTGGAGAAGCTGGTGCGGGACGCCAGGCGCCTCAAGGAGAGCGTCTGCGCGCGTGACCCCTACGAGCTGACGGGCCTGCGCCGCGTGCTCAACTTCGGGCACACCTTCGGCCACGTGCTGGAGAGCCTCTCCAGCTTCCAGCTCTCGCATGGCGACGCGGTGGGGCTCGGCATGTTGATGGCCCTGGACGTGGGCCGACACCTGGGCGCGACGCCGGGGATGGTGGCCGCCGAGGTCGAGGCCGCGCTTCAGAACGGCCCTGGCGTGCTGGAACGAGAGCATGCCGCCCGCCTGCTGCGCCGAGCCTCGCAGCGCGACGTCGTGGCGCTGCTCAACGCCGACAAGAAGGCCGGCGCCAAGGGCGAGCTGCGCATGGTGCTGCTGACGGCCCTGGGCGCCACCGATGTGCGCGACGTGGCCGCGGCCACCTGGCGTGAGCTGTGGCCCGCCTGGACCGAAGGAGTTCGACCATGAGCGCCGCGAACCCGGGTCGGGTCCACGTCGACTCCAGCGCCCTCCACGCCGCGCGCCTGACACCGCCGGTGTCCAAGTCGGACGCGCAGCGCGCCCTGGTGCTCGGCCACCTCACCGGAGCGTGGCCGCTGCCCAGTGTCCAGGCAGAGGCCGACGACGACCTTCCCGCCGACGTGCGCGTGCTCCGCCGGGGCGTTGAGGCGCTGCGGTTGCCGGCAGGTCCGGTGCGCGACCTGGACTGCGCGGATGGGGGTGCGCCGTTCCGAATCCTCGTCACCCAGGCCGCTGTCACACCCGGCATCCAGGCGCGACTGACGGGCACGCCACGCCTGGGCGAGCGCCCCCATGGTCCGCTCTTCACCTCGCTGCTCGCCACGCTGGGCGGCTCGGGGCTGGAGCTGCGCGAAGGTCAGCCGTGGCCCGTGACGATCGCCGCGCCCCGTGACACGTCGACGGCAGCGCCAGTGTTTCGCGTCCCGGGGGCCCAGAGCAGCCAGTACGCCTCCAGTCTCCTGCTGGGGTGCGCCTCGCTGTTCATGCGCGAACAGCGTCCGTGGAGCGTCGAAATCGAGGGCCCGCTGACCAGCGCCGGGTACCTCGATCTGACGGTGTCGTGGCTCCAGCGCTTCGGCTTCGCGCTGGAGGTGTCCGCGTCGCGCTACGCGGTGGTCGGATACCACCCGCCCTCCGAGGTCCCCTCTCTGCCTGGAGACTGGTCCTCGCTGGGCTATCTGTTGCTCGCGGCGTGGAAGACCGGGAGCGTCGTGGAGCGCGCGGACGTGGAGAGCGCCCACCCGGATCAGGCCATCCTCCGCCTCGTGGAGCAGGTGGGCCTCAGGGCCGTGCCCACGGGTGAGGCCCACACCCTGCGGATGGAGGGCCGCGCGCGAGGAGGACTGCTCGCGTCGGG
This window contains:
- the aroC gene encoding chorismate synthase, giving the protein MNTFGSLFRLTTFGESHGPALGAVVDGCPAGVPLLREQLQAALDRRRPGQSTITTARSEPDSVEVLSGVFEDKTLGTPIAALVRNTNQRSGDYDKLKAEDRPGHADAVWRERYKHRDHRGGGRTSGRETLSRVIGGTIAEAYLARDLPSISTVAYVSQVGNLVAQVPPPGLTRALVDAHPTRCPDASVRDEMSRRILVAKEAGDSLGGAIDVRVEGLPVGLGEPVFGKLKALIAQALGSIGAVTGVVWGPPDLLERIGQPGLAFHAVKDAYGGVQGGLANGEPLQVRAFFKPPATLAEHAKGGRHDPCIMPRAVPVLEAMVSLVIADLVLQMNARPHTP
- a CDS encoding 3-phosphoshikimate 1-carboxyvinyltransferase: MSAANPGRVHVDSSALHAARLTPPVSKSDAQRALVLGHLTGAWPLPSVQAEADDDLPADVRVLRRGVEALRLPAGPVRDLDCADGGAPFRILVTQAAVTPGIQARLTGTPRLGERPHGPLFTSLLATLGGSGLELREGQPWPVTIAAPRDTSTAAPVFRVPGAQSSQYASSLLLGCASLFMREQRPWSVEIEGPLTSAGYLDLTVSWLQRFGFALEVSASRYAVVGYHPPSEVPSLPGDWSSLGYLLLAAWKTGSVVERADVESAHPDQAILRLVEQVGLRAVPTGEAHTLRMEGRARGGLLASGTECPDLLPTLAALACVLPEPSTLTDVGILRVKESDRLEGIRTLVSAYGGTTQLEGERLRIFPPAAPPERFAVDSRGDHRLAMTAATLGILSGASLELTGPECVEKSFPGFWRQLTRLGVRIS
- a CDS encoding 3-dehydroquinate synthase, with the protein product MSLLPSGAYRPPADRWGSFTRLATRLPEGCVAVVDRTVARLHPDLIPALKAREPRAIIQLVGGERAKSLASLEKVLANGVNLPRSGTLVAVGGGTVGDVATVAAHLLKRGVRLVQVPTTLLAAVDSSLGGKGAVDLTVRGRVVKNPAGVFHYAEEGWLCSDLFATLSAQQIREGSIEAWKMVATLDAGLFKRYVRTPPTLEKLVRDARRLKESVCARDPYELTGLRRVLNFGHTFGHVLESLSSFQLSHGDAVGLGMLMALDVGRHLGATPGMVAAEVEAALQNGPGVLEREHAARLLRRASQRDVVALLNADKKAGAKGELRMVLLTALGATDVRDVAAATWRELWPAWTEGVRP